The proteins below come from a single Ficedula albicollis isolate OC2 unplaced genomic scaffold, FicAlb1.5 N00447, whole genome shotgun sequence genomic window:
- the LOC101819134 gene encoding LOW QUALITY PROTEIN: serine/threonine-protein kinase PAK 3-like (The sequence of the model RefSeq protein was modified relative to this genomic sequence to represent the inferred CDS: inserted 2 bases in 2 codons) → MCGFQAAPPSLRINKVITEIELPAPHATICPQGTKGASAPSLAPSASKEEEGSSELPAALGDEGEHPVLWEYNSKAPAVWDXDSGHLPAWEEDGECPLAWDEDGQAPTAWDEGDGNLPVWDKDRGHPGAWEEEGEHLPARDVDGEHPMAWKDDGESATFWEEDGEPAAFWEEDREPPSAWEEDTEPPSTAGSWAEHCDSSTALQPEDRGEWCLVQLFSSSTWFLSGNIVSVGEPAEKYLELEQIGQGAFGTVYKGLDRAMGGEVAIKKMSLREQNREQVVNEILILKAKKNPNIVNSLNSFLVDEDLWLVMEYMDGGTLQDIVRQTFMAEGEMAAVSRECLQGLXFLHSNQVIHGDLKSSNILLGMDGSVKLTRHADFGLCAQLSPEQDQRSSMVGTAHWMAPEVVTSSPYGPKVDIWFLGIVTIEMVERELPYFKQTGAMAHTLIQQDRTLQAAGALAPVGLLRDFLECSLEPDEEWRCSAQELLQVSAKQLRGKQQREGAVFWGACQENNLRMLHLSYRRAVKKIMQHNSSCNGEAQERAFI, encoded by the exons ATGTGTGGATTCCAAGCAGCTCCTCCTTCG CTGAGGATAAATAAGGTGATAACTGAGATAGAACTTCCTGCCCCTCATGCTACCATCTGTCCACAAGGTACAAAAGGTGCATCAGCACCTTCTCTGGCTCCCTCTGCTTCCAAAGAGGAAGAAGGCAGCAGTGAGcttcctgctgcactgggggATGAGGGCGAACACCCTGTGCTTTGGGAATACAACAGCAAGGCTCCCGCAGTGTGGG AAGACAGTGGACATCTCCCGGCATGGGAGGAGGATGGTGAATGTCCCTTGGCATGGGACGAGGATGGCCAAGCTCCCACGGCGTGGGATGAGGGCGACGGAAATCTCCCGGTGTGGGACAAGGACAGAGGACATCCTGGGGCTTGGGAAGAGGAGGGTGAACATCTCCCAGCACGGGATGTGGATGGTGAACATCCCATGGCTTGGAAAGATGATGGCGAATCTGCAACATTTTGGGAAGAGGATGGAGAACCTGCAGCATTTTGGGAAGAGGACAGGGAACCTCCCTCTGCTTGGGAAGAGGACACTGAACCACCCTCCACTGCAGGATCCTGGGCTGAACAttgtgacagcagcacagccctgcagccagaggaCAGAGGGGAGTGGTGCCTGGTGCAGCTGTTCT CATCTTCCACGTGGTTTCTTTCAGGGAACATTGTGAGCGTAGGGGAGCCTGCTGAGAAATACCTGGAACTGGAGCAGATTGGCCAAGG GGCTTTCGGAACTGTTTATAAAGGACTTGACAGGGCCATGGGAGGAGAG GTGGCCATAAAGAAAATGAGTCTCAGAGAGCAGAACAGGGAACAAGTTGTGAATGAGATCCTGATCCTGAAAGCCAAGAAGAACCCCAACATTGTCAACTCTTTGAACAG cTTCCTTGTGGATGAAGATCTCTGGCTGGTGATGGAATACATGGATGGAGGAACTTTACAGGACATTGTCAGGCAGACATTCATGGCTGAAGGAGAGATGGCAGCTGTCAGTCGGGAG TGTCTGCAGGGCC GGTTTCTCCATTCCAACCAGGTGATCCACGGAGATCTGAAGAGCTCCAACATCCTCCTGGGGATGGACGGCTCTGTCAAGCTGACCAGGCACG CCGATTTTGgcctctgtgctcagctcagccctgagcaggaCCAGCGCAGCTCCATGGTGGGCACTGCTCACTGGATGGCCCCAGAAGTTGTGACCAGTTCTCCTTATGGTCCCAAGGTGGACATCTGGTTCTTGGGCATTGTGACCATCGAGATGGTGGAAAGAGAACTTCCTTACTTCAAGCAAACAGGGGCTATG gcTCACACTCTGATCCAGCAGGACAGGACCCTGCaagctgcaggagccctggcGCCTGTGGGTCTGCTGCGGGACTTCCTCGAGTGCAGCCTGGAGCCGGATGAGGAGTGGCgctgctctgcccaggagctgctgcaggtgagcgCGAAGCAGCTGCGGGGGaaacagcagagagagggaGCGGTTTTCTGGGGGGCCTGCCAAGAAAATAATCTCCGAATGTTGCATTTGAGCTATAGGAGAGCCGTGAAAAAGATAATGCAACATAATTCTTCGTGTAATGGGGAAGCACAAGagagagcttttatttaa